A DNA window from Fragaria vesca subsp. vesca linkage group LG3, FraVesHawaii_1.0, whole genome shotgun sequence contains the following coding sequences:
- the LOC101309237 gene encoding ABC transporter C family member 10-like, whose protein sequence is MTGDLWTAFCGESGASESFNFQFLVHPSSCVNHALIIFLDIVLLVVLLFTVFLKSSKTVHVPARFLGFSSWQIVSAIFNGGLVFVHLCLGVWNLEEKLRYSHTVLPLNWWLLGIFQGFTWLFLSLTLSIRVKKLPRQPSRLLSILAFLFSGVVFALSLFAVIFRNEISVEIVLDILTFPGAALLLLCVFKGYKYEDGEEIISDNGLYAPLNGESNGNSEGNDHTTPFSKAGLFSRMSFWWLNSLMKRGKEKTLEDEDIPELRKEDRAESCYGMFLEQLSKQKKIGPNSQPSVLRILILCHWKEILLSGFFALLKILSLCAGPLLLNAFILVAEGNASFEHEGYLLAGALFVLKTIESLSQRQWYFRCRLIGLKVRSLLSAAIYKKQLRLSNAAKLTHSGGEIMNYVTVDAYRIGEFPFWFHQTWTTSVQLCFSLVILFRAVGLATFAALVMILFSIILNAPLAKLQHRFQSKLMKAQDERLKASSEALVNMKVLKLYAWETHFRKAIEKLRKEEHKWLSAMLFRKAYSTFLFWTTPALVSAATFGACYLLNIPLHANNIFTFISTLRLVQEPIRTIPDVFAVAIQAKVGFARIVKFLEAPELQPSNVRKCNMKNVDKSIEIKSANFSWEENSSKSILRNINLEVRPGEKVAICGEVGSGKSSLLAAILGEIPTVQGNIQVYGKIAYVSQTAWIQSGTIQENILFGSCMDSKRYRETLERCSLVKDLELLPYGDLTEIGERGVNLSGGQKQRIQLARALYQDADIYLLDDPFSAVDAHTATSLFNEYVMEALSGKTVLLVTHQVDFLPAFHFVLLMMDGEILQAAPYQHLLDISREFQDLVNAHKETAGSERLSDVTSAQNSGISSTEIKKSYVEKPLKENKGDQLIKLEERETGDTGLKPYILYLKQNKGFLYFSIAICLHFTFVMSEIAQNSWMAASVDNPNVSTLQMILVYLAIGFPATFIFLFRSLAVVNGGLETSKSIFSQLLNSLFRAPMSFYDSTPLGRVLSRVSSDLSITDIDIPFALVFACTSTINAYSNLGVLTVVTWQVLFVSIPMIYVAIQLQKYYYSTAKELMRINGITKSFVANHLTESVSGAITIRAFNEEDRFSAKNFDLIDTNASPYFHSFSANEWLIQRLEMISAAVLASAALCMVLLPTGTFSSGFVGMALSYGLSLNVTLIKSIQNQCTIANYIISVERLDQYMHIPSESPEVVEGNRPPANWPVVGKVEIQNLQIRYREDTPLVLRGISCIFEGGHKIGIVGRTGSGKSTLIGALFRLVEPAGGKIIVDGIDICTIGLHDLRSRIGIIPQDPTLYRKLKLKEKQREGASGEGSSSAS, encoded by the exons ATGACGGGGGATTTATGGACCGCGTTTTGTGGGGAATCTGGAGCTTCAGAGAGTTTTAACTTTCAGTTTCTGGTTCATCCTTCTTCATGCGTTAATCACGCGTTGATAATTTTCCTAGACATTGTACTTCTTGTGGTGCTCTTGTTCACTGTGTTTCTCAAGTCATCAAAAACAGTTCATGTTCCAGCCCGATTTCTAGGCTTTTCGAGTTGGCAAATAGTCTCGGCCATTTTCAATGGCGGTCTTGTATTTGTGCACTTGTGCTTGGGAGTCTGGAATTTAGAAGAGAAGCTGAGGTATTCACACACTGTTTTGCCTTTGAATTGGTGGTTACTTGGTATTTTTCAAGGCTTCACATGGTTGTTTTTGAGTTTAACTCTAAGCATCAGGGTGAAGAAACTTCCAAGACAGCCTTCAAGACTGCTGTCCATCCTTGCATTTTTGTTCTCCGGAGTTGTCTTTGCTCTATCGCTCTTTGCTGTCATTTTCAGAAATGAAATATCAGTTGAGATAGTACTAGATATCCTGACTTTCCCAGGAGCAGCATTGTTGCTGTTATGTGTTTTCAAGGGGTATAAGTATGAAGACGGTGAGGAGATCATCAGTGACAATGGCCTTTATGCCCCTTTAAATGGTGAGTCCAATGGCAATAGTGAAGGTAATGATCATACAACCCCATTCAGCAAAGCTGGTTTATTCAGTAGAATGTCATTCTGGTGGTTAAATTCATTGATGAAAAGAGGTAAGGAGAAAACTCTGGAGGATGAAGATATACCGGAGTTGCGCAAGGAAGATCGAGCAGAAAGTTGTTATGGGATGTTTCTGGAGCAACTGAGCAAGCAGAAAAAAATTGGACCAAATTCGCAGCCATCAGTGTTAAGGATTCTAATCCTATGCCACTGGAAGGAGATTTTACTATCTGGTTTCTTTGCGTTGCTGAAGATACTCTCTCTCTGTGCTGGTCCTCTGCTTCTCAATGCCTTCATTTTGGTTGCAGAGGGAAATGCAAGTTTCGAGCATGAAGGTTATCTGTTAGCCGGAGCACTTTTTGTTTTGAAAACCATTGAATCCTTGTCACAAAGGCAGTGGTACTTCAGGTGCAGGCTTATTGGTTTGAAAGTTAGGTCTTTGCTGTCAGCAGCCATTTACAAAAAGCAATTGAGATTATCTAATGCTGCTAAGTTGACACACTCAGGTGGTGAGATTATGAATTATGTTACTGTTGATGCGTATAGGATTGGAGAATTCCCATTTTGGTTCCATCAGACTTGGACTACTAGCGTCCAGCTCTGTTTTTCTTTGGTAATTCTTTTCCGTGCGGTCGGCCTAGCTACATTTGCAGCCTTGGTGATGATACTTTTTAGTATTATTTTGAATGCTCCACTTGCAAAGCTACAACATAGGTTTCAGAGTAAGCTTATGAAGGCACAAGATGAAAGACTCAAGGCTAGTTCTGAGGCTCTAGTGAACATGAAGGTCTTAAAGTTATATGCATGGGAAACACATTTCAGGAAGGCAATAGAGAAGTTACGGAAAGAGGAGCACAAATGGTTATCTGCAATGCTGTTCAGAAAAGCATATAGTACTTTCCTCTTTTGGACAACTCCTGCTTTAGTCTCTGCTGCAACATTTGGGGCATGCTATTTGCTCAATATTCCGTTACATGCGAATAATATTTTCACTTTCATCTCCACTCTGAGACTTGTTCAGGAACCCATTCGAACAATACCTGATGTTTTTGCGGTTGCCATTCAAGCCAAGGTTGGATTTGCTCGTATTGTGAAATTCCTCGAGGCACCTGAGCTGCAACCTTCAAATGTCCGGAAGTGCAACATGAAGAATGTAGATAAGTCCATTGAAATTAAGTCAGCTAATTTTTCATGGGAAGAGAATTCATCGAAGTCCATACTGAGAAATATAAATTTAGAGGTTAGACCAGGCGAAAAGGTGGCTATATGTGGAGAAGTTGGCTCAGGCAAATCAAGCCTTTTGGCTGCAATTCTTGGAGAAATTCCAACTGTGCAAGGAAAT ATTCAAGTTTATGGCAAGATTGCCTATGTTTCTCAAACAGCTTGGATTCAGTCAGGAACTATACAAGAAAATATTCTCTTTGGCTCTTGTATGGATAGTAAGAGATACCGGGAAACACTTGAGAGATGCTCACTAGTAAAGGATCTTGAGCTGCTTCCCTATGGTGACCTTACTGAAATAGGGGAGAGAGGGGTGAATCTTAGTGGAGGTCAGAAGCAGCGGATCCAACTTGCACGCGCTCTCTATCAGGATGCTGATATATATCTCTTGGATGATCCATTCAGTGCTGTTGATGCACATACTGCCACAAGCTTATTTAAT GAATATGTAATGGAAGCACTTTCAGGCAAGACAGTACTACTTGTGACCCATCAAGTTGATTTCTTGCCTGCATTTCATTTCGTTTTG TTGATGATGGATGGGGAGATCCTACAAGCAGCTCCGTATCAGCATCTATTGGATATAAGCCGTGAATTCCAGGACCTTGTCAATGCACACAAAGAAACTGCTGGTTCCGAAAGGCTTTCAGATGTCACTTCTGCTCAAAATTCTGGAATATCGTCTACAGAGATTAAGAAGAGTTATGTGGAAAAGCCATTGAAAGAAAATAAAGGTGACCAATTGATTAAACTAGAAGAGAGAGAGACAGGAGACACAGGTCTAAAGCCATACATACTGTATCTGAAACAGAACAAAGGGTTCTTGTACTTCTCAATTGCCATTTGTCTACACTTCACTTTCGTTATGAGTGAGATTGCGCAGAACTCTTGGATGGCTGCTAGTGTCGACAATCCAAATGTTAGCACATTGCAAATGATTTTGGTTTACTTAGCGATTGGATTCCCCGCTACATTCATTTTTCTGTTCAGATCTCTTGCAGTAGTTAATGGGGGTCTTGAAACGTCAAAGTCTATATTCTCACAACTACTAAACTCCCTTTTTCGTGCACCCATGTCATTCTATGATTCAACACCCTTGGGAAGGGTACTTAGTCGG GTTTCATCTGATCTGAGTATCACAGATATTGATATTCCATTCGCTTTAGTATTTGCTTGCACATCTACCATCAATGCCTATAGCAATCTTGGAGTATTGACTGTTGTTACCTGGCAAGTCCTGTTTGTCTCCATACCAATGATCTATGTCGCAATTCAGCTACAG AAATATTACTATTCCACTGCAAAAGAGTTGATGAGGATCAACGGAATAACCAAGTCCTTTGTAGCGAACCATCTCACGGAGTCTGTCTCAGGTGCCATTACCATAAGAGCTTTCAATGAAGAAGATCGCTTCTCGGCAAAGAACTTTGACCTCATTGACACAAATGCTAGTCCTTATTTCCACAGTTTTTCGGCAAATGAGTGGTTAATTCAACGGTTAGAGATGATCAGCGCAGCGGTTCTTGCCTCTGCAGCACTTTGCATGGTTTTGCTTCCAACTGGAACTTTTAGCTCTG GATTTGTTGGGATGGCACTTTCTTATGGTCTATCATTAAACGTGACCTTGATCAAATCAATTCAGAACCAGTGCACTATAGCAAATTACATCATTTCTGTAGAAAGACTAGATCAATACATGCACATTCCGAGTGAATCCCCAGAAGTAGTTGAGGGAAATCGTCCACCGGCCAACTGGCCTGTAGTAGGAAAAGTGGAGATACAAAATTTGCAG ATAAGATATAGGGAAGACACACCACTTGTTCTCCGAGGGATCAGTTGTATTTTTGAAGGAGGGCATAAAATTGGTATTGTTGGTAGGACAGGCAGTGGGAAGTCTACTCTAATCGGTGCTCTATTTCGGCTGGTTGAGCCAGCCGGAGGGAAGATCATAGTCGATGGCATTGACATCTGCACTATAGGCCTTCATGATCTGAGGTCAAGAATTGGAATAATACCTCAAGACCCTACTCT GTATCGCAAGCTCAAGCTCAAGGAGAAGCAACGGGAGGGAGCTTCCGGAGAGGGCAGCTCTAGTGCATCATAA